The sequence TGGGTGACGGGCGTCAGGACGATGCGCCCGCCCTGCTCACCAATCTCTATTTGTTTCCGCGTTTCTTTTTTGACGGCTGATGTCCGCCTCACGTCAGTTGTTCTCGCCATTCAACTCCCTCTTCGCCAACCTCTTGATATAAGCCAGTATCGCCCTCATCCCGTTCAACCGCTGGCCGCTCAACACCTCCTGCAAGCCCATCGCATAGTAAAAGTCGCCGGGGATGGCCAGGATTTCTTCGGGCGTCGAGCCGTCCACTCCTTCGCTGAGCAGGGCGGCGTAGCCGCGCACCGAGGGCGACTCTTCGGGCACGTCGAAGTAAAACTTCATTTGGTTGTCGGTCGTCTCGGCGTGGACGAAGACGGGCGTCATGCACTCGTGCACTTGCTCGAACTGCTCGCGGTGGCCCTGTAACGAGGCCGGCAGGGGCGGCATGCGCTGCGAGTAGTCGAACAGCAAGTCCAGTTTTTCGCGGCCTTCGCAGAGGTTGAAGTCTTCGACGATCTCTTTCAGGCGCGGCGGAAGGGGAGAGGGTGTGTCAGTCATGGCAACTTCATTTTACCCGAAAGGCTCTACCGGGTTGGCGCGAAAAGAAATTTTGGACGCGGATAAACGCGGATTTTTTATCAGCGAAAATCTGTGTTCATCCGCGTCCTTATAAACCTCAAACGGCTTCAACATTTTGCCGGCATGCTTCCTCAACGCGCTACCAGCTTCAAGAAAGCTTCCACCACTTGCGGGTCGAAGTGCGTCCCGGCCCCGGCCCTAAGCTCGGCGTACACCTTTTCTTCCGGCCAACCCTTGCGATAAGGCCGGTCAGAACGAAGCGCATCCCACACATCCGCCACGGCGAAAATGCGGGCCGCCAACGGAATTTGCTCGCCCTTGAGTCCACGCGGGTAGCCGGAGCCGTCCCAGTGCTCGTGATGGCAGTAGGGAATGTCGAGCGCCGGGCGCAGAAACGTGATCGGCGAAAGGATGTTGTAGGCGTACATCGGGTGGCGGCGCATCTCCACCCACTCCTCGACGCTCAAGTCGCCGGCTTTGAGCAGAACCGCGTCACGAATGCCCATCTTGCCAATGTCGTGCAGAAGCGCGCCGCGGCGAATGTGCAGAAGCATCGTCGCGTCGTGAATGCCCATCGCCTGAGCCAGACGCAACGTCATCTCGGTCACCCGGCGGCTGTGCCCTTCCGTCTCCCGATCTTTCAAGTCGAGAAAGTTCGACCAGCCCTCCAGAGTCGAATCGTAAGCCAGGGCCAGTTCATTGGCGTTGCGCTCGGCCTCGGCCAGCAGGCGCGCGTTCTCCAGCGCGGCGGCGGCCTGGTTGACAAAGCTCTGCAAAAACTGCACCCGCTCCGGCGTAAAGAAGCCGGCCTGATCGCTGTAAAGATTCAAAACGCCAAATGGCCGGTCGCGGTTGATCAAGGGGAAAGCGGCGCTTGTTTGGAAGCCTTGAACCAGCGCCGTCCGCCACAACATAGTTTCCACCTCGTTGTTCAAATCGGCGATGACCACCGGGAAGCCGTTTCGGATGGCCCGGCCACTGGGGCCTTGCCCCTGCGGCGAGTCATCCCAGCGGACGTTGATCTGGCTTGGGTGGCGGACGTGTTCGGGGAAATGGGCCAGTGAGCGCACCCGGCCATCCGGCTCGGCCCGGCCCAGCCAGGCCAACTGCACGTTGAAGGCATTGACGCAAGTGCGGACGACATCTTCGGCCAGCTCTTGCAAATTGAGTCCCAGGGTGAGCTTCTGGGCGCTGGAATACAAGGCCACCAGGTTTTCCATGCGGTGCAAACTGTCCGAATACAAACGGGCGTTGGCAACGGCCTGCGCCGCCTGGGTGGCCAGGCTCTGCAAGAGCGACATCTCTTCGGCAGTGAAGTAACGTTGCTGGCCGAGCGTCAACACATCCAGCGTGCCAATCAGCTGACTGCCCCGGAGCATGACGGCCGCCATTACCGTGCGCACGTTCAACGATTTATACAGGCCGTTTTCCGGCATGTTGGTGTGCGCCTGAGCGTCGGGCAGGACGAACAATGATTCGCGGCGTTGAAGGAGTTGATCGTAAAGCGAGCGCGGCGCGGGCGCCGTCCGCCGGTAAATTTCCGGCGCAAGGCCAAAGGCGGCCACATAAACCAGCCCGCCCTGTTTGTCGTCGGGCCGGCTCACCGCCGCAACCGGCGTGTTCAAGGCGCGGGCTGTTTCTTCGACAACGGCTTCGAGGAGGATGTTCAGATCGAGCAATGAACTGAGGCGGGCCGTGACCCGGGCCAGTGTTTCAAAGTGGGCCGCCGCCTGCCGCGTGCGGGCCTCCGCCTGTCGGCGTTCAGCGATCTCCCGCCTGATCTTTCTCGAGCCAAAGAGAGAGAGGGCGCTGAACGCAAAGGCCAGAATCAAAAGAGCGTAAACGAGTTGATCCATCTAATCAATTTTGTCCCATGCAAAAATGGAAGCCGTGCCGAGGGGCGGGCGAGACTAATTATAGGCCATGAAGCTTTTCGCCGCCGAGACACTCTAATTTAGCAACGACATGCTATCATTGTTCCATCTTTAGCCTCTCCCGGAGATTTCATGTTTCAAGTCCAACCCTTTGCAGAAAGAATAGTCGCTAACATTGAAAAAGTCATCGTCGGCAAGCGCGAGGCGGTAGAGCAGGCCGTCATCAGCCTGCTCTCGCAAGGCCACCTGCTCATCGAAGACGTGCCGGGCGTGGGCAAGACCATGCTGGCCCGGAGCCTGGCCCGCTCGTTGGGTTGTTCCTTCAACCGCATTCAGTTCACGCCCGACATGCTCCCCAGCGACGTGACCGGCGTGTCCATGTTCAACCAGGTCTCGCGCCAGTTCGAGTTCCGCCCCGGCCCGGTGATGGCCCAGATCGTGCTGGCCGATGAAATTAATCGCGCCACGCCCAAGACCCAATCCGCTTTGTTGGAGGCGATGGAAGAACATCAAATCTCGGTGGACGGCGTCACCCACGCCCTGCCTCAGCCCTTCATGGTGCTCGCCACCCAAAACCCGATCGAACACGAAGGCACCTTCCCGCTTCCTGAGGCCCAACTAGATCGCTTCTTGCTTCGCATCCGGCTCGGCTACTCCGACATGGAAGACGAGATCAACATTCTGGAGCGCCAGCAGATTCGCCATCCCCTGCAAACGCTGGAGCAGGTGGTCTCGGCGGACGAACTGCGCCAGGCGCAGGAAGCAGTGCGGACGATTCATGTTTCTCCAGCCGTCAAGCGTTACATTGTCGAGATCACCAGCCGCACCCGGAAACACCCGGCGGTGTATTTGGGCGCCAGCCCGCGTGGCAGTCTCACCCTGCACCGGGCCGGGCAGGCGCGAGCGGCCATCGCAGGCCGCGACTACGTCCTGCCCGACGACGTGAAGGCCCTGGCCCTGCCCGCGCTGGCCCACCGCGTCATCCTCGGCCCCAGCGCCCGCCTCAAAGACATCACCGCCGAGGCCGTCGTGCAGGAAATTCTCAAACAACTGCCCGTGCCTGGCGCCGAGGCCAGGTAAAACACGAAGTCACCAAGACACGAAGACACCAGGTTTTCTTTGTGCCTTTGTGCCCTGGTGTCTTCGTGTCAACGTTGCTATCAACA comes from Chloroflexota bacterium and encodes:
- a CDS encoding SufE family protein, which encodes MTDTPSPLPPRLKEIVEDFNLCEGREKLDLLFDYSQRMPPLPASLQGHREQFEQVHECMTPVFVHAETTDNQMKFYFDVPEESPSVRGYAALLSEGVDGSTPEEILAIPGDFYYAMGLQEVLSGQRLNGMRAILAYIKRLAKRELNGENN
- a CDS encoding GAF domain-containing protein, producing MDQLVYALLILAFAFSALSLFGSRKIRREIAERRQAEARTRQAAAHFETLARVTARLSSLLDLNILLEAVVEETARALNTPVAAVSRPDDKQGGLVYVAAFGLAPEIYRRTAPAPRSLYDQLLQRRESLFVLPDAQAHTNMPENGLYKSLNVRTVMAAVMLRGSQLIGTLDVLTLGQQRYFTAEEMSLLQSLATQAAQAVANARLYSDSLHRMENLVALYSSAQKLTLGLNLQELAEDVVRTCVNAFNVQLAWLGRAEPDGRVRSLAHFPEHVRHPSQINVRWDDSPQGQGPSGRAIRNGFPVVIADLNNEVETMLWRTALVQGFQTSAAFPLINRDRPFGVLNLYSDQAGFFTPERVQFLQSFVNQAAAALENARLLAEAERNANELALAYDSTLEGWSNFLDLKDRETEGHSRRVTEMTLRLAQAMGIHDATMLLHIRRGALLHDIGKMGIRDAVLLKAGDLSVEEWVEMRRHPMYAYNILSPITFLRPALDIPYCHHEHWDGSGYPRGLKGEQIPLAARIFAVADVWDALRSDRPYRKGWPEEKVYAELRAGAGTHFDPQVVEAFLKLVAR
- a CDS encoding MoxR family ATPase — translated: MFQVQPFAERIVANIEKVIVGKREAVEQAVISLLSQGHLLIEDVPGVGKTMLARSLARSLGCSFNRIQFTPDMLPSDVTGVSMFNQVSRQFEFRPGPVMAQIVLADEINRATPKTQSALLEAMEEHQISVDGVTHALPQPFMVLATQNPIEHEGTFPLPEAQLDRFLLRIRLGYSDMEDEINILERQQIRHPLQTLEQVVSADELRQAQEAVRTIHVSPAVKRYIVEITSRTRKHPAVYLGASPRGSLTLHRAGQARAAIAGRDYVLPDDVKALALPALAHRVILGPSARLKDITAEAVVQEILKQLPVPGAEAR